The Blastocatellia bacterium genomic interval ATTCACAGGTATTTTCTGTTTAATGATGAAAAACGTGACGAATTTCTGCAAACTCGTAATCAGGTAGAAAAACAGATGTTAGAAAATAATAAAAATGCAAATGATTTAGTTATTGAGTGGCAAGATAAATGGTATAAATATGTTAGAAATAAGCCTTTAGTTTACCCAAAATCTTTTTATGGTCTTTTTTGGAAAAACAAAACTAATTTTTTGGAAAACAATATAAAACATGCTGTTTATTAAACTATCTAATAATAATTATTTACAACCTAAACTTAAAAATTTACTAAAGCTATTTTTGTTTCTAACACTCTTTTTTTCTCTAACTAATTTTCTATTTAGTATAGTAATTTTACCTGTTAATGCTAATAGACTAACCTTGTTTCAAACAGGAACAATCCTACAAGGCAAAGTTGTTAACGAAAATGAACAACCTCAAGCAGGCGCAACAGTTTATATTTCTTTAGATGGTGCAACAGTTCAAACTTTATTAACTAATTCTGAAGGTGCTTTTACAGTTAATCTTTCCAAAATTGGACAATATAGCGTTACTGTTAGCTTAGATGGATTTCGTACCCAAACGGAAATTGTTCCAGTCAATAAAGAAGAATCTTTTTCTTATATATTTAAGCTAGTTCCAAGCTCTTTACATGTCTTAGTTTTAGATAACTTACAAGAAAGATTGTCTGATGCTACTGTCACCTTAAAAAGTCAAGATGGAACATTAAAACGTGCTATTGAATCTCCAAAAGGTGATTATTATTTTGGCCGTCTTCAAACAGGAATTTATCAATTAACAGTCTTAATGCCTGGATTTGAAATTATTGTAGATGAAAGTGTTTATGTTGCATCGGATAATAAAACAATTTTACGTACTGTAGTTCTGCCTAGAGCCTCAGCTATTCCAATTGGTGACAAAATAAAGGAGCGTTTTACAACTCCACTTCTACCTTCCAATATAGTCCAAAGCATTTGGCAAGACCATTTAACAGGAGTTATTTGGTTAGGTACTAATCAGGGAATATTTAAGCTAAATAGCGAACAAATACGAGTGTCTGATAATCAAGAATTGCAGTTATCCCCTTTAGCTAATGAAGATATAAGGACTATTTTTCAAGGTCGTAATGGAATTTTATGGATTGCTACAACTAAAGGTTTAAGAAAAAAACTTCCTTCAAGTAATAAAATTGAACCAACAACTATCTTAAATGGGCGTGTTGTTAATGTAATTATAGAAGATCGTGTAGGTGCTTTATGGTTTGCTACTGAGCAAGGGTTAGTGAAATATTTTAATAACTCTATTAGTGAGTATACTGTTAAAGATGGGCTGCCAAATGATAAAATTAATAGTATAACTATTGATAAAAAAACAGATATTGTCTGGGTTGCGACTGATAATGGAGTAGTAAAAATTGAACAAGGTAAAGTAAAACCACTAATAATTGATAATAATATTATGGATTTAGCTACCCAAGCTATTTTAATTGATAGCCGCTTTACTATTTGGTTTTTAACTTCTGTAGGGTTAAAAAAATTATCAGGCGAAAGTTTTTTGACTATAGAAAAGGCTGAACTCACTCAACCACTTAAATCTATAGTAGAAGACCGTGTAGGTAATTTATGGATTAGCACTATTGATAAAAAAGTCTATGTTTATGATTTACAACGAGATGAAGTTGATGATCAATTAACAACAGATAAAGTAAATGCCTTGCTTTCAGACCAAGAAGGAAATCTTTGGTTTGCAACAGAAAATGGTGTTGTAAAACAAGATTTTTATAGCTTTGTTAGTTTTAATACTAGTCGCGGATTACTAGAAAATAATATTTATTGTTTATTACCAGATATTAACCAAATAGGGGCTTTATGGGTTGGTAGTGGTGCAGGATTAATTTATTTTAATGGGGTTAGCTTTAAGCGTATTAATGAAATTCCTACTAATGTTATTGTTTACCATATTTTACAGCAAAAAAATGGAGTTTTATGGTTTGCAACTTCTAATGGTTTATACCGAAAACAAGCTACTAGATGGACTCGTCTAGGTATAGAACAAGGTTTAGCTAGTAGTGATATTCGTTATCTGTGTGAAGATGTTCAAGATAATACCTTATGGGTAGCTACTAAAAATGGAGTTTCACATTTTGACACCGAACTAGCAGAAAAAGTTTATCCTGCTGCGGTTGTTCCAGAAGCCTTAAAGATTACTGCAGAAGTACGGCAAATTTTCCAACAGAATAATAGAATGCTTTGGTTTGCTACCGATCGTGGTGTATATCGTTATGATCCAACAACTTATGATTTAACTGTAATTGGGCAAAACGATTCTTTAGAAAGCATTGATGTACGTTGGATTACTGAGGGCCCAAGCCAAGATATTTTATGGTTTGCAACTGCTAAAGGTATAGAAGTATTTAAAGAGCAAAAAATTGTTCCTTTAGGACAATTTTTAAGCCTTAACGAAGATGTACAGTGTATTTTTATGGATCGAGACAAAATGTTTTGGCTTGGTCTATCTGATGGTAAGGTAAAAAATTTTTTAGTCCTACTAATATTTCTATTCCTCCTTTAATTAATACTTATACTCGTGAGCAACATGGAGTGGTTGGAAATAAAATACGTGTTATTACTCAAGACA includes:
- a CDS encoding carboxypeptidase regulatory-like domain-containing protein; this translates as MLFIKLSNNNYLQPKLKNLLKLFLFLTLFFSLTNFLFSIVILPVNANRLTLFQTGTILQGKVVNENEQPQAGATVYISLDGATVQTLLTNSEGAFTVNLSKIGQYSVTVSLDGFRTQTEIVPVNKEESFSYIFKLVPSSLHVLVLDNLQERLSDATVTLKSQDGTLKRAIESPKGDYYFGRLQTGIYQLTVLMPGFEIIVDESVYVASDNKTILRTVVLPRASAIPIGDKIKERFTTPLLPSNIVQSIWQDHLTGVIWLGTNQGIFKLNSEQIRVSDNQELQLSPLANEDIRTIFQGRNGILWIATTKGLRKKLPSSNKIEPTTILNGRVVNVIIEDRVGALWFATEQGLVKYFNNSISEYTVKDGLPNDKINSITIDKKTDIVWVATDNGVVKIEQGKVKPLIIDNNIMDLATQAILIDSRFTIWFLTSVGLKKLSGESFLTIEKAELTQPLKSIVEDRVGNLWISTIDKKVYVYDLQRDEVDDQLTTDKVNALLSDQEGNLWFATENGVVKQDFYSFVSFNTSRGLLENNIYCLLPDINQIGALWVGSGAGLIYFNGVSFKRINEIPTNVIVYHILQQKNGVLWFATSNGLYRKQATRWTRLGIEQGLASSDIRYLCEDVQDNTLWVATKNGVSHFDTELAEKVYPAAVVPEALKITAEVRQIFQQNNRMLWFATDRGVYRYDPTTYDLTVIGQNDSLESIDVRWITEGPSQDILWFATAKGIEVFKEQKIVPLGQFLSLNEDVQCIFMDRDKMFWLGLSDGKVKNFLVLLIFLFLL